A genomic stretch from Heterodontus francisci isolate sHetFra1 chromosome 23, sHetFra1.hap1, whole genome shotgun sequence includes:
- the LOC137382929 gene encoding mucin-5AC-like, with product MSQCNHNKRSDAMITNGLKVITTKGPNAITTKGPNVITTNGLNVITTNGPKETRATGPNVFTTKCPNVITTKCHNVITTTGPKVTRSTGPNVIRITDPNVITTKRPNLITTTGLKVTRATGSNLITRGPRSNQSNGSQCPKVTRSTGPNVIRITDPNVITTKRPNLITTTGLKVTRATGPNLITRGPRSNQSNGSQYPNVITTNGLNVITTKGPNVIKTKGPNVITATGPKVTRAAGPNVIRATGHNVITTNSFNVITTKCPNVITTKGPKETRATGPNVFTTKCPNVITTKCHNVITTTGPKVTRSTGPNVIRITDPNVITTKRPNLITTTGLKVPEVTRATSPNVITTKHPNVIVTKCPNVITTKGPNVITTNAPNVITTTGHNVITTNGPNVITSNGLNVITTKGPNVITTNAPNVITTTGHNVITTNGPNVITSNGLNVITTKGPKVTRAAGPNVITTKGPNVITTIGPNANTTKVPNVITTKGPNVMTTKGRNLITTNGPNVTTTNGPNAITTNGPNVITTNGPNVITTTGTNVITANGPNVITTKGPNAITTNGLNVITTNGPSVITTNGLNEFTTKGPKVITTKGPNVITTTGPKETRATGPNVFTTKCPNVITTTGPKVTRSTGPNVIRITDPNVITTKRPNLITTTGLKVPEVTRATGPNVITTKRPNVIVTKCPNVITTKGPNVITTKHPNVITTKGPNVITTNAPNVITTTGHNVITTNGPNVITSNGLNVPEVTRATGPNVITTKHPNVIVTKCPNVITTKGPNVITTKHPNVITTKGPNVITTNGPNVITTTGPKVTRAAGPNVITTKGPNVITTIGPNANTTKVPNVITTKGPNVMTTKGRNLITKLVPM from the exons atgtcccaatgtaatcacaacaaaaggtccgatGCAATGATAACAAATGGTCTCAAAGTAATCACAACCAAAGGTcccaatgcaatcacaacaaaaggtcccaatgtaatcacaacaaatggtctcaatgtaatcacaacaaatg gtcccaaagaaaccagagcaacaggtcccaatgtattcACAACCAaatgtcccaatgtaatcacaacaaaatgtcacaatgtaatcacaacaacaggTCCTAAAGTAACCAgatcaacaggtcccaatgtaatcagaataacagatcccaatgtaatcacaacaaaacgtcccaatttaatcacaacaacaggtcttaaagtaaccagagcaacaggttcgAATTTAATCACAAGAGGTCCCAGAAGTAACCAGAGCAACGGGTCCCAAT gTCCTAAAGTAACCAgatcaacaggtcccaatgtaatcagaataacagatcccaatgtaatcacaacaaaacgtcccaatttaatcacaacaacaggtcttaaagtaaccagagcaacaggtcccaatttaATCACAAGAGGTCCCAGAAGTAACCAGAGCAACGGGTCCCAAT atcccaatgtaatcacaacaaatggtctcaatgtaatcacaacaaaaggtcccaatgtcaTCAAGACAAAAGGTCCCAATGTGATCACAGCAACAGGCCCCAAGGTAACCAGAGcagcaggtcccaatgtaatcagagcaacaggtcacaatgtaatcacaacaaatagtTTCAATGTAATCACGACAAaatgtcccaatgtaatcacaacaaaag gtcccaaagaaaccagagcaacaggtcccaatgtattcACAACCAaatgtcccaatgtaatcacaacaaaatgtcacaatgtaatcacaacaacaggTCCTAAAGTAACCAgatcaacaggtcccaatgtaatcagaataacagatcccaatgtaatcacaacaaaacgtcccaatttaatcacaacaacaggtcttaaa GTCCCAGAAGTAACCAGAGCAAcgagtcccaatgtaatcacaacaaaacatCCCAATGTAATcgtaacaaaatgtcccaatgtaatcacaacaaaaggtcccaatgtaatcacaacaaatgctcCCAATGTAATCACGACAACAGGTcataatgtaatcacaacaaatggtcccaatgtaatcacatcaaatggtctcaatgtaatcacaacaaaaggtcccaatgtaatcacaacaaatgctcCCAATGTAATCACGACAACAGGTcataatgtaatcacaacaaatggtcccaatgtaatcacatcaaatggtctcaatgtaatcacaacaaaag gtcccaaagtaaccagagcagcaggtcccaatgtaatcacaacaaaaggtcccaatgtaatcacaacaatagGTCCCAATGCAAACACAACAAAagttcccaatgtaatcacaacaaaaggtcccaatgtaatgaCAACAAAAGGTCGCAatttaatcacaacaaatggtcccaatgtaaccacaacaaatg gtcccaatgcaatcacaacaaatggtcccaatgtaatcacaacaaatggtcccaatgtaatcacaactacAGGAACCAATGTAATCAcagcaaatggtcccaatgtaatcacaacaaaaggtcccaatgcaatcacaacaaatggtctcaatgtaatcacaacaaatggtcccagtgtaatcacaacaaatggtctaaATGaattcacaacaaaaggtcccaaagtaatcacaacaaaaggtcccaatgtaatcacaacaacag gtcccaaagaaaccagagcaacaggtcccaatgtattcACAACCAaatgtcccaatgtaatcacaacaacaggTCCTAAAGTAACCAgatcaacaggtcccaatgtaatcagaataacagatcccaatgtaatcacaacaaaacgtcccaatttaatcacaacaacaggtcttaaa GTCCCAGAAGTAACCAGAGCAacgggtcccaatgtaatcacaacaaaacgtcCCAATGTAATcgtaacaaaatgtcccaatgtaatcacaacaaaaggtcccaatgtaatcacaacaaaacatcccaatgtaatcacaacaaaaggtcccaatgtaatcacaacaaatgctcCCAATGTAATCACGACAACAGGTcataatgtaatcacaacaaatggtcccaatgtaatcacatcaaatggtctcaat GTCCCAGAAGTAACCAGAGCAacgggtcccaatgtaatcacaacaaaacatCCCAATGTAATcgtaacaaaatgtcccaatgtaatcacaacaaaaggtcccaatgtaatcacaacaaaacatcccaatgtaatcacaacaaaaggtcccaatgtaatcacaacaaatggtcccaatgtaatcacgacAACAG gtcccaaagtaaccagagcagcaggtcccaatgtaatcacaacaaaaggtcccaatgtaatcacaacaatagGTCCCAATGCAAACACAACAAAagttcccaatgtaatcacaacaaaaggtcccaatgtaatgaCAACAAAAGGTCGCAATTTAATCACTAAATTGGTTCCAATGTAa